The genomic region AGTTCAATAGCTATATTTTTTGAGCTGAGTTTCCATTACAGTTTGAAGCTCAAGTGCTTTTAGACAAATCTTTTGACAAGATAGGAATATTTCAAGTAACTGCTCTCTTAAAACCcactgtttatttgatcaaatactaACTAGTGTGGTTTGCATGTTTTTCAGTATGTTCCCCACGTTTCAGACAgtttaataatattagtaataataaacgGTTTGTTAACTTTTTCTGTTACAGTTTGATGCATTACAGCAGGCCTGTCAATAAATTATTCAAAGAAAATTATTTAACTGTGTTGTTTTTTGTAGTTGTTTGCACTCTGTTGTGTCTGACTTTAGACATTTATACACTCTGTAGTCTATAAACATGCTTTTCATATTGTATGTacacaactgtttgaaaattgtataattttaattaattcttttatttataaGGACATAagctaccagtcaaacgtttttgaacagtaagatttgtaatgttttataaagactccaaagtacagcaaaaaatagtaaaatatttttactatttaaaatagctgttttctatttgaatatattttaaaatgtaatttaatctaaattttcagcttcattactcccaagtttcagtgtcacatgatccttcagaaataatcaaatccaagaaatatttattattattatcaatatttaaaacagttgagtcatttttttcaagattctttgatgaatagaaagatccaaagatcagtttttgcaacattatacaaaatacattattcaaaaacttggagtcagggaaagaaattacagaattatacttttatttagcaaggatgctttaaaatcattctaatatgctgNNNNNNNNNNNNNNNNNNNNNNNNNNNNNNNNNNNNNNNNNNNNNNNNNNNNNNNNNNNNNNNNNNNNNNNNNNNNNNNNNNNNNNNNNNNNNNNNNNNNNNNNNNNNNNNNNNNNNNNNNNNNNNNNNNNNNNNNNNNNNNNNNNNNNNNNNNNNNNNNNNNNNNNNNNNNNNNNNNNNNNNNNNNNNNNNNNNNNNNNNNNNNNNNNNNNNNNNNNNNNNNNNNNNNNNNNNNNNNNNNNNNNNNNNNNNNNNNNNNNNNNNNNNNNNNNNNNNNNNNNNNNNNNNNNNNNNNNNNNNNNNNNNNNNNNNNNNNNNNNNNNNNNNNNNNNNNNNNNNNNNNNNNNNNNNNNNNNNNNNNNNNNNNNNNNNNNNNNNNNNNNNNNNNNNNNNNNNNNNNNNNNNNNNNNNNNNNNNNNNNNNNNNNNNNNNNNNNNNNNNNNNNNNNNNNNNNNNNNNNNNNNNNNNNNNNNNNNNNNNNNNNNNNNNNNNNNNNNNNNCCCCAAATTCCCAATCTGGGACAAAAGTCCTCCTATTTGAAAAAAAACTAAGTTATGTAGTGTAAATACAGAGGCAATAGCTTAATGTAAAAAATTGTCActatatgcaaatattttgaatgatttaagtaaatactttattttaaaacaaccACTTTAGCAAACTGAAatgataaaaattaatacttttatttagcaagaatgctttaaattgatgagaaagaaatttataatgttacagaagattcctatttcagataaatgctgttcttctgaagtttctatttatcaaagaaactttgatttatatttaaattatactcagcttttttcaacataataataataataataattgagcaacaaatcaaaatattagaatgatttctgtagggtCAAGTGACAGGAGTAACGAtgcaaaaaatcagctttgaaatcacaggaataaatttaattaaatataaccaaataaaaatttactattttgaatagtaaaaatatttcaaaattgtactgtttttgctgtactttggatcaaataaatgcaggcttggtaagcagaagatacttctttaaaaaatcattaaacatcttactgttcaagaacttttgactggtagtgtattaaattgaaaaaacaaaaacatatagaCAGCTAAGATATTAACaaagattttttatttcaaatacagtaaatgctgctcatTTGGACTTTATCAATCatgggaaaaaaaacatttattacaaaGGGTACAAGAGAGAAAAGGCCCCATTTCAGAAAATATACGTTTGTTTATACTGTAGGAAGAATGTCTTAAAATCTATTTTATGGATTTGTTATCAGTTAAAAATCATATTACACAAAAGGCTGGGACAAAAGGCCTCTAGAAAAACTGTAATTGACATAGTGTAAAAACAATGGCAACAGTTAAAATTGTCACCATATGCGAAAGGTTTGAACAGTTTAggtaaatacttatttcaaaacaacTACTTTAGCAAACAGTATAGAAATGTTCAGTTCATTTAATCACTTTGGCATTACTCCTATAATCTACTGCTTTAGAAACCAAACAGTGTACAGAATTCATACAGACATAGTTCACAAATGAATCTAATTGGCCCACTTTACAAATCCACATCACAAGAAATGCATTCCTCTCTAGAACACAATGTTTAGCTCTGCAAACATTCAGCTTTTTCATCCTCTGCCAAACAGTATTTGGGTGGCCTTTTTGGCCAGAGTGTATATTTGCAAATGGAGGCCTATAGCCTTTAACCCAGTTGAAGAAGAGCACCACCACTGGTATTTTATTCTTGAGAGTGATAAACAGATTCAAGATTTAGCTCTACCCCTTAACCTGCATATAACTTTATCTCATATGGTCATGCAAATGAAGTGTCAGTCAGCATATCAACTACACTGTTAATTATTTACATTAATAAACCACATTAAGACACCTCAGTAAAACAGCAGTACAGTATATAACTGACAGTCTGTCATGTCTGATAGCAATGTTCAAAATTCAACCTGCTTTTACCTCTCACCTAGTTGTTTAATATTTGCTTGGATGCGTCCGAACAATTTTTAAAGCTGCTGTCACCTACATATTTCAACGAGCAATCACTTTCAGTCATTTCGACTGTAGATTAGAACAGagcatttattaaaacattaaccACTGGCCTTTTAATGcatcatttataaaaatgtacataAGCTTAAATGACCTACAAATATTCCCTTAAATTATGCACTGACTGTACATCCAAGCAGATTTAGGTAGCAAAATATGGATCTATTTTCTTGGATCTATTACAAATATAAAGTCTGTAATATAATTACCCCCAATGTAACTTACTTTCTATAACACTTTCTTAAAACTCCAGGATTTGAGGCACAAAATGGCAAAGTGTTGCATGATTGAcccacaaaaatgtaaaaaaaaaatatgttattcTACAATACTGCTAAATTCCAACATTTGATTGAAATTAACCAAACATGCCTTCTACTTTTTTCTACAAGGCACAAAGTCTGTCATAGCGAGCTTCTCTGGTTAGTCCCTCTAACTGAAAGTTAACACATTATCCAACATTTTCTAATCATATACCAACTGTTATGAACATTGGTCCATCCAAAATGGGACTGGTCCACTccctcaagtttttttttttgctatcttGTTCAGAAGAACTGATATCTTGTGAATGTTTATGATACAGCAGGTTGTTGACGCTATCACACTAGAATGACGTCTGAGTTTTCCTCAGATACAGCAGAACATGGAAGTTGAGCTTTAAATCCACGTTTAGGTGCTCGCAATTGAGAACCTAAGAGTAAAAACCAATAACTTATAAAACAGTCGTATACAGTTTGTGTTTGTGCCCTCTTGAGATCTCACGTGAATGTGCATCTTCGAAAGCATTATTGATATCAAAAGTTGTCCAAAATACAGCCCAaggatgtttttttccacaatgtttCTCTATCAGTCACAGGTCATGTTGTACTTTCTGTTGCGGTCACAGGGTTTCTTTCGGTCTTTCCAATGTCAAAGGTAGATCACTTGCTGGAGTGCAAAGGACACGCAGTCTCTGAAAAGGTAAGAGGATATAGTTGCAAGTTTAGTGCTTTGAACATTACATTTGAAGGTATTTTAGTGTTGTTTAATGTTAAGTCATGCATGGAATTACCTGTTTCAGTGAACCAGGAGTGATAAGGACGACATAGATCATCCATATGGGAACCATCAGCGTTGAAGAGAGGGTGAACCACCAGCCGACAGCATAACCCCACCATGGATATTCAAATGTGTTGTTAAATTTTAAAGGAGTAAATTTGACCAAAGAGAAGACAAATGTGGCCTAAAAAAGCAAAGACATGCATTGAAATATGTTGAAGGCATAATAAAGAGCTTTGTTGTTCTTCCataaaattattactttttaagtAAGCAACCAGAATAGCGCAATGAATCAGGCACTTACTATACACACAACTGGAGTGATATATTTCCAACAGTATTTCATTAGTGGCAAAGGACGATAGCCGATCATGTCTACAATATTTTCATACAGACGATCAGCACCTGAAAAACCAGAGGCATTGGAATCAGAGGTCTTAGAGGAGATTAGACACAAAACGATAAGTAAGAAGTGACTAAGTAAATCACCCACACATACTATAAGACTGCTTACCAGTTTTGTGCTCAgtgtgctttttgtttatagcACATGACCAACATTTACTATAAACACAATGCTGAAGTAAGATGGTGgctttgctttaaaaaaattctaGCAACACAGGAGCTCCAGGTTTTAATTAAAGGTGACTGTAGTGCCATTAGTGTCCATGAAGAAGGCACTTAATCAGTTACTCTGGTAGAGTTGTCCCTGAATAGTTGAACTTAAACTGTATAGTATGGTAGTAGTACAGCATATCATATAAGAAAGTTATCTTCGGCACAGTATTTCCACTCAAAAACCTACATTCTGGCTGATTGTGGCTGCAGTAATTCATCAAATATTGGTTTCAGACATTTTCAAGACATATTTATACATTGTCTGTGTTTCTAAATGGTGATTTGGTATGATTACTCACCATAAAACCAGCCAATACATATTGACTGCGCAATGGCAAATAGCAGGAGGGTCATTCCACTGCAGGAATAGTAATCAAATAACTGGAAGATATACAGGCCACCCTGTTGGGccgattcaaaaaaaaaaaaaactgatcagCAATCAAATCTCTGATTTTTACATTGGTCATTAAAGGGTTAGtacatgcaaaaataaaaattctgtcattaattactcaccatcaagttgtttcaaacttgtaagacctttgttcatcttcggaacacaaatgaagatatttttgaggaaatccgaGGATAATTAATTTTCCCATGTcggtaatttgtttatttattttttaatcctgTTAATACTTTACCATTAAAAACAAACTACCGCACGTGTAGTCGGTGCTATATGGACATGCACGACTGTTGCACTTATGTCTTTTGCAGCGTCTCATACGTGAGTAGCATATTTAAGATGCTGTGTCTAGTTAACAGAATTTAAACTTTAACACGCAGCGCCACTTATCAATGTCAGTTCCAAAAcagtggaccaatcagaagacactgttaaataaaggttttgttttctttatgcacaaaacgtatttttgtagcttcataaaattaaggttgaaccactgatgtccttacaacctttcttggcctcgaatgtgtcagttgcgtcaCCGTTAATGCAGGgtgagaaagctcttggatttcatcaacaatatcttaatttgagttttaaagatgaacaaaggtgttatgggtttggaatgacatgaggaatttttattttggggtgaactattcctttaagtagtCTAACTTAGGCTGATAATAACAAATACAAAACATTAAAAGCAAAAGTAAATTGTGATAATGACTAAATTATGAACATAATCACCTCTGTCACCATTAGGAGGCCAATGAGGAAGCAGACCACACAAATGAGAAGGAGGAAGAGTTTACGACGGTGTCCTTGGAGGAAGAAGTTGGAGTTCATGTCTGTTATGGCTGTCATGAGAGACTCCAAACCCACAAACTGAAAAAGAGAATGAGGTGTAATGACAGCTTTTAAAAAGTTCCATAATAAATATACTACAAGCACAAAAGTCATGAATCGAGGATACTTTTTAACAGGACACTGTTTAATGATGTTTTCTGTAGTATGTGAAATATCTCTTATGTTAAAGAGTTTCATCTGGGAGTTAATAAAACCCTAACTGAAGTTTTCACACAGCCAAACTGGTCAATAGATGATGAGATGATGTGCTCTCACCTCACTGTCAAGCCCCAGAAGAATAATCATGAGGAAGAAACATATTGACCACAGCTGAGACAGAGGCATCATAGCTACAGCTCGTGGATATGCAATGAAGGCCAAACCAGGACCTGGCAAAACAAGTGAATTGAGACTTAACATGTAGGAAATTACATAAAGGACACAACAAAAATGAGATGCTGTTGTTTAAGTTACCTGACTCTGCTACCATTGAGATATCAACCCCCTGTTCGTAGGCCATGAAGCCCAAAACTGAAAAGATGGCAAAGCCAGCTACAAAACTGGTTCCGCTGTTCAGCAGGCACAGGTAGACACAATCTCTATAAGCAGAAAGACAAAGCATGCTGTCAAAACCCATCACAGTAAATGCAATGTTCAACTGCATAATGTACTTATATTTAAACCTGCATATATCActgtaaaaaacattttgttgagtcaacttaaaaaaaaaaaataataatttaacttaaaattaaaaaagtaaaaaaaattgtttttcagttgaatCATCGCAAATAtaacttagtacaacttaaaattgtaagttgacaacttagatatttgagttgactaaaaaatgttaagttgattttttttttgtttggtcaatttaaaatgttaagttaattcaacataaagtttaaaaaaaacattttagtttagtcaactcaaatatctaagttgttacTTAGTACGAcctaattttaagttcagtcaactcaaatggGTCAACTTACCTAAATTGGTCAAGTGATATTTGGGTTGATTAAACttaattttaagtaaaaaaaaaaaaaaaaaaaggttagttttaggtttagtcaactcaaatatctacattgtcaacttaacatttttagttgaccaaactttaaaaaatgtaaacttaaaattttaagttaattcATCCTAaagttttaagtattttttttatagtttagtcaactcaaatatccaagttgtcacaattcaaataagtttagtcaacttgaaatttaaggcagcagggtaacaattTTTAAGTTGACTGAACAAACTGAAAAAACATCTATTGCCTCCACAAATATTTCTAAACGtatactagtcaaaagtttttgaacagtaagatttttaatgtttttaaagagttctcttctgcacaccaagcctgcatttatttgatccaaaatacagcaaaagcagtaatattgtgaaatatttttacaatttaaaagaactgcttgaacatattttaaaatgtaatttattcctgtgatcaaagctaaattttcaacatcattactccagttttcagtgttccatgatccttcagaaatcattctaatatgctgatttgctgctcaagaattttttttaattattattatcaatatttaaaacagttcacaGGGGgttctagaaattaatacttttatttaacaaggatgctttaaattgatcaaaagtgatatttcagatgctgttcttctgaactttgtattcaataaagaaactgttttcaacataataataaaaaatgttatttttttgagcagcaaatcagaatattagaatgatttctgaaggaataatgatgctaaaaatccagctttggaatcactggaataaattacattttaaaatatatttaaatagaaactattattttaaacagtagaaatatttcagaattgtactgtttttgctgtacttcgaatcaaatatatgcaggcttggtaagcagaagagacttcttttaaaaacatgaaaatattactgttcaaaaacttttgactggtgctTTTACATGGTTTTAAATTTTAAACTGAATCAAATGTGGATTCTAGTGACATGGGTGCGCTCACTTGTAGCAGTTGTTGTTGTATTTATTGTAGCTTCCCAAAGCTGTAAGGCACCCAATGCAGAGAGCGTAAGAGTAAAATATCTGTGTTCCAGCGTCCATCCACACCTAAGAACAAGATAAGGCAAGTTCACAACTACTGACCAATTAGGTATTATTTAGCAATACATGACACACAAAAGTTCTGGTCAGTTTCCACTTATTTGTTATTTAGTAATTAGTTGTTTTAAAAGTTGAATTAATTGTACAAATAAGCTCCAAGTATTTTTATGTGTCACCAGCTGACAAAACAACAGTCTTGTACCTTTATACTGCCACTGAAATACACTGTTTATTATCAAATCTGTTATTAATTTATTGGAACAAGCAAGTTAAATGAGTAACATCAAACTGGTCATGTGATCCCAACATTGTGGCTATTATAAAAGGGGAACTAGTTTTTCTCCAATGATTTGACTGGTGTGTCATGGTCATGTGAGTATACAGCACATCACTTGTAAATAAAAGTACTGACCAAAGTACTATTTCTTTCTTTAGATGCAAATGTATTTTCAAGTGGAAAAATGCTTAATCATCTACTTCCATCACCACTCATGAGACATAAGATCTGCCTACCTGTGGGTCTGCAAGGCGTGCTGGGTTTGGGTAGAGGTAGAAAGTGATGCCATCAATGGCTCCAGGCAACGTAAGACCTCGAATCAGAAGCACCAGCAGCATAAGATATGGAAATGTAGCAGTGAAATACACAACCTGAAAAAACAGACAAGGACACTTGTAACGGCCAAAGCTATGTTTTTgcatacattacattatattgtgAGGTGCCCTTTAAGAGATTGATCACGTAACATATAACGCACGCTGTGTGGAGATGACGTAGAATGACTACGTGACTGTTTAATGAGAACCATATGGATGATAAGTTTGCTCTGCCTTCTTGCTATTAATTTGCCTTTACTTTTATTTGTAACGCCAAGAAAGAGTTAAACTCTCATGTATGAGAGGGGCGCGTTGTTGTGTACCAGCCATTAAATGTGTGGATCACCAACTTTGCCGTTTTCTGTCTCTTTCATTTCACTAACTTGAATAGTTATCCGGGTTAGAGCGTTACACACTCCTGTTTTGAGATCCTACCTGATTTAAATCTATGTAAACAGTATCAACTGGACTGTGTCAATAATCCATGACAAACAGCCTTCGTGAGAACTAACATGCAGCCAGATAACAACTCTACCTGCATCAGATTTTCCAACATCATTCGTTTTGCCATTAAATGCAATaaaccagtgagatttttgtgtgcacaaggagtctgacaacagccagtgctccacaccgAGATCTAATCACATCATCATCcaatctgtctggaatgacatgaagaaacagaacaaactgtgacagactaaatccagaagaactgtgccAACATCTCTAAGATGCTTAAGgtaacctacctgcaaagctacagataaaattgctgtaaaatgaggatgctgacaaaaataatgtcataaatagattctctttatcaattaacttctattaactaaattaaatcaacatttggtgtgaccatcctttgcgtttaaagcagcttttgccctaggtgcacttgcacattgtttttcaggtagctgtctcagtttgttttgtttcttcatgtcattgtAGACAGCCTGGATGATGATgaaatcagatctctgtgtggagcgcTAACtgctgtcagactccttgtgcaaacaaaaatctcactggattattacagttaatggcaaaatgaatgtttggaaatgtaaactgatatttcctactgacacactacagcaaaagatagaaataagacatttttaagatggtgaaaatactagtgttctaataattatGGCCACCACTGTGTCAccacatatacatatatgtttatgtataaataaaactTCTGAGAAGTGCCTTTTTAATTAGATCTCACCTTGCCTGTGGACTTCACTCCTTTCCACACACAGAAGTAGCAGATGATCCAGGCCAGCAGGAGACACAGAGCCAGCTCCCATCTCAAACTGCCCAGCTCATTCACACTTCCTGTTATATTCAATACCCGCCTCCTACAAAATATGTTCTCTGTAACTCTCATAACTTTATTTCCAAATTCATGCATCAACAATGATTTCACTTGAATGTTACGCTTGGTTGCTTAAAGAAGCAAAATGGCGCACCGTTAAAgggaagttcacccaaaaacttcTCAACtacatgtcgtttcaaacccttaaaaccttcattcattttcagaacaaaaatgaggatatctttaatgaaatccgagagctctctggcCCTCCATAGACACAACGGTACTGCCACGGTCCAGGAAAAGAAACGCAGTAAGGACATCACATTAGGGCTGCACGAcagatcgtttcagcatcgtcatcgcgatgtacgcatgcgcgatagtcacatcgtggcagtcacgatgcagggcaaaaaaaaaaattatgtgtgtctgatttcaaaatgtactttctatatttctaaactttctattcacggatctatatttgtctaaaataaagtaattaactcatgtttaaaggttctttaaaaactacaatgcacacgttgcttcacctacttcatgcatgcagtctctgcgtgcgcatggcgaaatgagcgcgggacgggagaaaagcgccgaaatggaagatttggtcgcaaaaagaaacgcaacgtcggtcatatggaagtattttggatacaa from Garra rufa chromosome 12, GarRuf1.0, whole genome shotgun sequence harbors:
- the slc6a22.1 gene encoding solute carrier family 6 member 22, tandem duplicate 1, with protein sequence MNKNTITDDMEMQHDPDLQFKLAYPDSERLDSGVKIRVRGQWSSKVEFILAVAGQIIGLGNVWRFPYLCYKNGGGVFFIPYVVFLFACGIPLFLMETALGQYTSQGSVTCWRKICPLFEGLGYGSQVVVLYSSAYYIIILAWAFFYLFSSFSNELPWASCRNWWNTENCVEFDRMGSSNLSFMENATSPVKEFWERRVLNITGSVNELGSLRWELALCLLLAWIICYFCVWKGVKSTGKVVYFTATFPYLMLLVLLIRGLTLPGAIDGITFYLYPNPARLADPQVWMDAGTQIFYSYALCIGCLTALGSYNKYNNNCYKDCVYLCLLNSGTSFVAGFAIFSVLGFMAYEQGVDISMVAESGPGLAFIAYPRAVAMMPLSQLWSICFFLMIILLGLDSEFVGLESLMTAITDMNSNFFLQGHRRKLFLLLICVVCFLIGLLMVTEGGLYIFQLFDYYSCSGMTLLLFAIAQSICIGWFYGADRLYENIVDMIGYRPLPLMKYCWKYITPVVCIATFVFSLVKFTPLKFNNTFEYPWWGYAVGWWFTLSSTLMVPIWMIYVVLITPGSLKQRLRVLCTPASDLPLTLERPKETL